The following coding sequences are from one Microcoleus sp. AS-A8 window:
- a CDS encoding B12-binding domain-containing radical SAM protein, which translates to MTTQLKPFENPVSETPARKTRYIPQNHRRILCIFPKYSRSFGTFHHAYPLMGVRPVRAFMPPQGILVVAAYLPKEWEIRFIDENVHPAKRADYQWADVVIVSGMHIQRPQINHINQLAHRAGKITVVGGPSVSGCPEYYPDFDILHLGELGDATDQMIEYLDQHSERPKQQIRFETKERLPLSEFPLPAYHLLNINHYFLANIQFSSGCPYRCEFCDIPELYGRNPRMKNPEQILAELDAIRQAGNPGAVYFVDDNFVGDRRALMTLLPHLIDWQKRNGYPVQFACEATLNLAQSPKLLEMMREAYFCTVFCGIETPETEALKSISKTHNLSMPILDAVKVLNSYGMEVVSGIIMGLDTDTSETADRILEFIRLSQIPMLTINLLHALPRTPLWRRLEQEDRLVFEENRDSNVEFLMPYEQVIDMWQRCITEAYEPEFLYQRFDYNMEHTYPNRIKVPNSPARTSGANIRKGLAMLANILIRVGVFSHYRKTFWKMAYPKLKAGKIEGLIHVGLVGHHLIKFAAECARGKETASFYSQKLRNSQAQEVVGESKRV; encoded by the coding sequence ATGACTACTCAATTAAAGCCCTTCGAGAATCCAGTTTCTGAAACCCCGGCTAGAAAAACCCGTTATATTCCGCAAAACCATCGACGCATCCTCTGCATTTTTCCCAAATATTCGCGATCATTTGGCACCTTTCACCATGCCTATCCTCTCATGGGAGTCAGGCCGGTGCGGGCGTTCATGCCACCTCAAGGAATTTTGGTTGTTGCAGCTTATTTGCCGAAAGAGTGGGAAATTCGCTTTATTGATGAAAATGTGCATCCTGCCAAACGGGCAGATTACCAATGGGCTGATGTTGTAATTGTCAGCGGGATGCACATTCAACGTCCCCAAATTAATCACATTAATCAACTTGCCCATCGTGCCGGAAAAATCACCGTTGTCGGTGGCCCCTCGGTGTCAGGTTGCCCTGAATATTACCCGGATTTTGACATTTTGCATCTGGGGGAATTGGGGGATGCCACTGACCAGATGATTGAGTATTTAGACCAACATAGCGAACGCCCCAAGCAACAAATTCGCTTTGAAACAAAGGAGCGTTTACCCCTCAGTGAGTTTCCCCTTCCTGCTTACCATTTGCTGAATATCAACCACTATTTCTTAGCCAATATTCAGTTTTCTAGTGGTTGCCCTTATCGCTGCGAGTTTTGTGATATTCCTGAACTGTATGGACGCAATCCTCGCATGAAAAATCCAGAACAAATTCTGGCTGAACTGGATGCAATCCGCCAAGCTGGGAATCCGGGAGCGGTGTATTTTGTTGATGATAATTTTGTGGGCGATCGCCGTGCCCTCATGACGTTGCTGCCTCACCTGATTGATTGGCAAAAACGCAATGGTTATCCCGTGCAGTTTGCCTGTGAGGCCACCTTAAATCTGGCTCAAAGCCCCAAGCTTTTAGAAATGATGCGAGAGGCTTATTTTTGTACTGTTTTCTGTGGCATTGAAACACCGGAAACGGAAGCACTCAAGTCAATTTCCAAAACTCACAACCTCAGTATGCCTATTCTGGATGCTGTTAAGGTTTTAAATAGTTACGGCATGGAAGTTGTATCGGGAATCATCATGGGATTGGATACTGATACTTCCGAAACCGCAGACCGAATTTTAGAGTTTATTCGTCTGTCCCAGATTCCCATGTTGACTATTAATCTGCTTCATGCCTTACCGAGAACTCCATTATGGCGCAGATTAGAACAGGAAGATCGCCTTGTTTTTGAGGAAAATCGAGATTCAAATGTGGAATTTTTAATGCCTTACGAACAGGTGATTGATATGTGGCAGCGCTGCATTACAGAGGCTTACGAACCGGAATTCTTATATCAGCGATTTGACTATAATATGGAACATACGTATCCAAATCGGATTAAGGTTCCGAATAGTCCTGCTCGTACCTCTGGGGCTAATATTCGCAAGGGATTGGCCATGTTAGCCAATATTTTGATTCGCGTAGGAGTATTTAGCCACTACCGTAAAACTTTCTGGAAAATGGCCTATCCGAAACTGAAAGCTGGGAAGATTGAAGGTTTAATTCATGTGGGATTGGTGGGTCATCATTTAATTAAATTTGCCGCTGAGTGTGCGCGGGGGAAGGAAACCGCCTCGTTCTACTCTCAGAAATTGCGGAATAGTCAAGCTCAAGAAGTCGTGGGTGAGAGTAAGAGAGTTTGA
- a CDS encoding glycosyltransferase produces the protein MNGEVLASHMITALEILLFLLISGSIVFYLACAICTLLFFTSAEEVTDTPKPPVSVMVPVCGVDAGAWDNWSSLCRQDYPEYEVLFGVTDPQDPAVPVLETLVAAYPKRVRLFTDLKPRGINYKDSNLSYLLEEAQHEVIIFADSDIRVHSDYIHTVTAPLVNPDVGMVTCAFIAYNPQFLGAALASFGRCFDFIPSLLIARILDGGLRCAVGTTIATSKTTLANYGGLHLNRIGSDYNLGKRAAQAGYRVELSRYVLESDTGQESVGQVFQRELRWARTIRYNRGAQYYTMVFCYGAVYCVPLLLVSGFANWAIAVTLVTWFIRYAQVLVSIFCLRCPKLLIWLWALPLRDLLSFVVWAMGAFGQGVYWRGRRLRVMGDGLITQWE, from the coding sequence ATGAACGGCGAAGTTCTGGCATCACACATGATTACTGCGCTGGAAATACTGCTTTTTCTCCTCATTAGTGGCTCTATTGTCTTTTATCTGGCTTGTGCTATCTGTACCCTTCTGTTTTTTACGTCTGCCGAGGAAGTGACGGACACTCCCAAACCACCCGTATCTGTGATGGTTCCCGTTTGTGGTGTCGATGCGGGGGCGTGGGATAATTGGTCGTCGTTGTGTCGGCAAGATTATCCAGAATACGAAGTTCTATTTGGAGTTACCGACCCTCAAGACCCTGCTGTTCCCGTTTTGGAAACATTGGTCGCTGCCTATCCTAAGCGAGTGCGACTGTTTACCGACTTAAAGCCTCGTGGGATTAACTATAAAGATAGTAATCTGAGCTATCTGTTGGAGGAAGCTCAGCATGAAGTGATTATCTTTGCAGATAGCGACATTCGTGTTCATTCTGACTATATTCACACGGTCACGGCACCCCTAGTCAATCCCGATGTTGGGATGGTGACTTGTGCGTTTATCGCCTACAATCCCCAGTTTTTGGGAGCAGCGTTAGCTTCCTTCGGTCGCTGCTTTGACTTTATTCCCAGCCTTTTGATTGCGCGTATCCTGGATGGTGGGCTTCGCTGTGCGGTGGGAACTACCATTGCCACGAGCAAAACTACTTTGGCTAACTATGGCGGACTGCACTTGAACCGTATTGGGTCAGACTATAACTTGGGCAAACGCGCAGCACAGGCAGGGTATCGGGTTGAACTGTCTCGCTATGTTCTGGAGTCGGATACAGGACAAGAGAGTGTGGGGCAGGTATTTCAGCGAGAGTTACGTTGGGCGAGAACGATTCGTTACAATCGCGGCGCTCAGTATTATACGATGGTGTTCTGCTACGGTGCGGTTTACTGTGTGCCTTTGTTGTTGGTATCGGGGTTTGCGAATTGGGCGATCGCAGTGACTTTAGTAACCTGGTTCATTCGCTACGCTCAGGTTTTGGTATCAATTTTCTGTCTTCGTTGTCCTAAACTCCTGATATGGCTGTGGGCGTTGCCTTTACGGGATTTACTCAGCTTTGTTGTTTGGGCGATGGGGGCGTTTGGGCAAGGTGTTTACTGGCGGGGACGACGACTTCGGGTGATGGGGGATGGTTTGATTACTCAGTGGGAGTAA
- a CDS encoding L-histidine N(alpha)-methyltransferase: MAKKIDSNSQLPSSIPTPGGRIAKPSSEFYSIFSPEEVLGIIDALEFRREMPLKYSYKGRGAKIWDNFYLKYITPRWYRSSSTEIDLLRDNFDYLNDHCKNCQKVNIVDVGAGNSYPVKEFVGRLHKLGRINKYIALDISENLLQLSRDNFNNWFPNIDFTSSQIDIENNSLAKVLLEKRANTESESIAQIFFHLGVTMGNHQNRSGVFKNFRHSMNKNDLFVFTNEIGSSSQWDGRARGGFKYHVEPVYTWIKEELGIRAEDCELVRKYDDKIDSIVANIKLRHPYILNFSFGEIDKSVEISEGEEITIWRQHKYELPELQQDIERAGLKLVHYSTDKYLSNVMVICEVASH, encoded by the coding sequence ATGGCTAAAAAAATCGATAGCAATTCCCAACTCCCTTCGTCAATCCCAACTCCTGGCGGTCGCATAGCCAAACCCAGTTCTGAGTTTTACTCGATTTTTTCGCCAGAAGAAGTTTTAGGGATAATTGATGCCTTAGAATTCCGGCGAGAAATGCCTCTCAAGTATTCTTATAAAGGTAGAGGCGCTAAAATTTGGGATAATTTTTATCTAAAATATATTACTCCTAGATGGTATCGTTCATCTAGTACTGAAATTGACCTTTTAAGAGATAATTTTGACTATCTTAACGACCATTGCAAAAATTGTCAGAAGGTCAATATTGTAGATGTAGGCGCAGGAAACTCATATCCGGTCAAAGAATTTGTTGGTAGACTTCATAAATTGGGTCGAATCAATAAATATATCGCCTTAGATATTAGCGAAAATCTACTCCAACTATCTAGAGATAATTTCAACAATTGGTTTCCAAATATAGATTTCACAAGCTCCCAAATTGATATAGAAAATAATTCTTTAGCCAAAGTACTATTAGAAAAACGAGCTAATACTGAATCGGAGTCTATAGCCCAAATTTTCTTCCATTTAGGTGTAACTATGGGCAATCATCAAAACCGCTCTGGCGTTTTCAAAAATTTTAGACATAGTATGAACAAAAATGATTTATTTGTATTCACTAACGAAATTGGTTCTAGTTCTCAATGGGATGGAAGAGCCAGAGGAGGCTTTAAGTATCATGTGGAACCCGTGTATACCTGGATTAAAGAAGAGCTTGGGATTAGAGCCGAAGATTGTGAGCTGGTGAGAAAGTATGATGATAAAATAGATAGTATAGTTGCTAATATAAAACTTCGTCATCCTTATATTCTGAATTTCAGTTTTGGGGAAATTGATAAGAGCGTTGAAATCTCGGAAGGTGAAGAAATTACGATTTGGAGACAGCATAAGTATGAGCTACCTGAACTTCAGCAAGATATAGAACGAGCTGGATTAAAACTCGTCCATTACAGTACTGACAAATACTTATCCAATGTCATGGTGATTTGTGAGGTTGCCAGTCATTAG
- a CDS encoding radical SAM protein translates to MSNPIIEKPKLESQARESRLWMPERVLFTPAALEEPWGQQILSRVQALNLPIEELPRNRLTGLRGADERETYNKSKRTLAVVTTPPSAFKLSPIPPSADWQFHIAEGCPAHCQYCYLAGSLSGPPVIRVFANLPQILDNLTKYEQAGKTTTYEVSCYTDPLGIEHLTGSLEMCIRHFGTRENGHLRWVSKFDAVDKLLDLPHKGHTRCRMSVNAAPISGRFEGGTASVSDRLQALRRLALPRSKGGGSYPVGLVIAPIMPIDDWMSHYHRLFDQISEAFDFECDLTFELISHRFTPGSKEVLQQWYPHTQLEMDEATRSVKRNKFGGTKYVYEAETMKKLRCFFEGEIARRFSMARVLYWT, encoded by the coding sequence TTGTCAAACCCAATCATAGAAAAGCCTAAGTTAGAGTCCCAAGCGCGTGAATCAAGATTGTGGATGCCTGAGCGCGTCTTATTTACACCTGCGGCCTTGGAAGAACCTTGGGGTCAGCAAATTTTGTCTCGCGTACAGGCTCTGAATTTGCCGATTGAGGAGTTACCTCGAAACCGCCTCACAGGTCTGCGCGGTGCCGATGAGCGGGAAACCTACAATAAAAGTAAGCGTACTCTCGCCGTTGTGACCACACCGCCCAGCGCTTTCAAACTCAGCCCTATTCCACCTTCGGCTGACTGGCAGTTTCACATTGCAGAAGGTTGTCCAGCGCACTGCCAATATTGCTATTTGGCGGGGAGTTTGTCAGGCCCACCCGTTATCCGTGTCTTTGCCAACTTACCCCAGATATTAGACAATCTGACGAAGTACGAGCAAGCGGGTAAGACAACAACTTATGAAGTGAGTTGCTACACAGACCCCTTAGGCATCGAGCATCTCACTGGCAGTCTGGAGATGTGCATCCGCCATTTTGGGACACGAGAAAATGGGCATCTGCGCTGGGTGTCGAAGTTCGATGCGGTGGATAAACTGCTCGACTTGCCGCACAAGGGGCATACACGCTGCCGGATGAGTGTGAATGCAGCCCCGATTTCGGGTCGCTTTGAGGGCGGTACGGCATCGGTGAGTGACCGACTTCAGGCTTTGCGGCGTTTGGCGCTGCCTCGCTCAAAAGGTGGCGGGAGTTACCCGGTGGGTTTAGTGATTGCGCCAATTATGCCCATAGATGATTGGATGTCACATTACCATCGCCTCTTTGACCAAATCAGCGAAGCATTTGATTTTGAGTGTGACCTCACTTTTGAGTTAATCTCCCATCGTTTCACACCAGGGTCAAAAGAAGTGTTGCAACAATGGTATCCTCACACCCAACTGGAGATGGATGAGGCAACACGTAGCGTCAAGCGCAACAAGTTCGGCGGTACAAAGTATGTTTACGAGGCTGAGACGATGAAGAAACTGAGATGCTTCTTCGAGGGTGAGATTGCTAGACGCTTTTCAATGGCTCGTGTACTCTACTGGACGTAG